A genome region from Pseudomonas helmanticensis includes the following:
- a CDS encoding efflux RND transporter permease subunit, giving the protein MRFNLSEWALRNRQIVLFLMLLLAIVGALSYTKLGQSEDPPFTFKAMVIQTRWPGATAQEVSRQVTERIEKKLMETGEYERIVSFSRPGESQVTFIARDSMHSKEIPDLWYQVRKKVSDIRQTLPPDIQGPFFNDEFGTTFGNIYALTGDGFDYAVLKDYADRIQIQLQRVKDVGKVDLLGLQDEKIWVELSNVKLATLGLPLAAVQQALQEQNAVSTAGFFETGSERLQLRVSGNFKTVDEIKNFPIRVGDRTFRISDVADVRRGFNDPPAPRMRFMGEDALGLAVAMKDGGDILVLGKALEGEFSRIQKNLPAGMQLRKVSDQPAAVKTGVGEFVQVLVEALAIVLLVSFFSLGVRTGMVVALTIPLVLAMTFACMYYLGIGLHKISLGALVLALGLLVDDAIIAVEMMAIKMEQGFDRIRAASYAWTSTAFPMLTGTLITAAGFLPIATAQSGTGEYTRSIFQVVTIALLASWVAAVMFVPYLGEKLLPDLAKIHAAKHGTGDGQPDPYGTPFYQRVRRLVEWCVTHRKTVIVLTVGLFIASVMLFRFVPQQFFPASNRLELMVDLKLAEGASLANTTGEVKRLEAMLKDHAGIDNYVAYVGTGSPRFYLPLDQQLPAASFAQFVVLAKTIEEREALRSWMIETLNEQFPALRSRVTRLENGPPVGYPVQFRVTGEHIEEVRALARKVAAKVRENPHVVNVHLDWEEPSKVVYLNIDQDRARALGVSTANLAKFLQSSLTGSSVSQYREDNELIEILLRGTVHERTELSLLPSLAVPTDNGRSVALSQIATLEYGFEEGIIWHRNRLPNVTVRADIYGKEQPATLVKQIMPTLDSIRAELPDGYLLDVGGTVEDSERGQKSVNAGVPMFIVVVLTLLMVQLRSFSRTAMVFLTAPLGLIGVTLFLMVFRQPFGFVAMLGTIALSGMIMRNSVILVDQIEQDIASGLKPWQAIIEATVRRFRPIVLTALAAVLAMIPLSRSVFFGPMAVAIMGGLIVATALTLLFLPALYAAWFRVRREA; this is encoded by the coding sequence ATGCGCTTCAACCTTTCCGAATGGGCGCTGCGTAATCGCCAGATTGTGCTGTTCCTGATGCTTTTGCTGGCCATCGTCGGTGCGTTGTCCTACACCAAACTCGGCCAGAGCGAAGACCCGCCGTTTACCTTCAAGGCCATGGTCATTCAGACCCGTTGGCCGGGTGCGACCGCGCAGGAAGTCTCGCGCCAGGTCACCGAACGCATCGAAAAGAAACTGATGGAAACCGGTGAGTACGAGCGCATCGTGTCGTTCTCGCGCCCCGGCGAATCGCAGGTCACGTTCATTGCCCGCGACTCGATGCATTCCAAGGAGATCCCCGACCTCTGGTATCAGGTGCGCAAGAAGGTCAGCGACATTCGCCAGACCTTGCCGCCGGATATCCAGGGACCATTTTTCAACGATGAATTCGGCACCACGTTCGGCAATATCTATGCGCTGACCGGCGACGGTTTCGATTACGCCGTGCTCAAGGATTACGCTGATCGCATCCAGATCCAGCTGCAACGGGTCAAGGACGTCGGCAAGGTCGACTTGCTCGGTTTGCAGGACGAGAAGATCTGGGTCGAGCTGTCCAACGTCAAACTGGCGACCCTTGGCTTGCCGCTGGCGGCGGTACAACAAGCGCTGCAAGAGCAGAACGCGGTGTCGACCGCCGGGTTCTTTGAAACCGGCAGCGAGCGCTTGCAGTTGCGGGTTTCGGGGAATTTCAAGACAGTCGATGAGATAAAGAACTTCCCCATCCGCGTTGGTGACCGGACGTTCCGCATTTCCGATGTGGCTGACGTGCGCCGTGGTTTCAACGATCCTCCGGCGCCGCGCATGCGTTTCATGGGCGAGGACGCGCTCGGTCTGGCCGTAGCGATGAAGGACGGTGGCGACATTCTCGTCCTCGGCAAAGCGCTGGAAGGCGAGTTCTCGCGCATCCAGAAAAACCTCCCGGCCGGCATGCAATTGCGCAAGGTTTCCGACCAGCCGGCGGCGGTGAAAACCGGGGTCGGTGAGTTTGTTCAGGTGCTGGTCGAAGCGCTGGCGATTGTCTTGCTGGTGAGTTTCTTCTCCCTTGGCGTGCGCACCGGCATGGTCGTCGCGCTGACCATTCCGCTGGTGCTGGCGATGACCTTCGCCTGCATGTATTACCTCGGCATCGGCCTGCACAAGATCTCCCTCGGTGCGCTGGTGCTGGCGCTCGGATTGCTGGTGGACGACGCGATCATCGCCGTGGAAATGATGGCGATCAAAATGGAGCAGGGCTTCGATCGCATTCGTGCGGCGAGTTACGCCTGGACCAGCACCGCGTTCCCGATGCTGACCGGTACGTTGATCACTGCCGCCGGTTTCCTGCCGATTGCCACGGCGCAATCCGGCACCGGCGAATACACCCGTTCAATCTTCCAGGTAGTGACCATCGCGCTGCTCGCCTCGTGGGTCGCGGCGGTGATGTTCGTGCCGTATCTGGGGGAAAAACTGTTGCCGGATCTGGCGAAAATTCATGCGGCCAAACACGGCACTGGCGATGGTCAGCCGGATCCGTACGGCACGCCGTTTTATCAGCGGGTGCGGCGTCTGGTCGAGTGGTGCGTGACGCACCGCAAAACCGTGATCGTGCTGACGGTCGGGCTGTTTATCGCTTCGGTGATGTTGTTCCGTTTCGTCCCGCAGCAATTCTTTCCGGCCTCCAACCGACTGGAGTTGATGGTCGATCTGAAACTGGCGGAAGGCGCGTCCTTGGCCAACACCACAGGCGAGGTCAAACGACTCGAAGCGATGCTCAAGGATCACGCGGGCATCGACAATTACGTCGCTTATGTCGGCACCGGTTCGCCGCGTTTTTACCTGCCGCTCGATCAGCAACTGCCGGCGGCAAGCTTCGCGCAGTTTGTGGTGTTGGCGAAGACCATCGAGGAGCGTGAAGCGCTGCGCAGCTGGATGATCGAGACACTCAACGAGCAATTCCCGGCGCTGCGTTCGCGGGTCACTCGCTTGGAAAACGGCCCGCCGGTTGGTTATCCGGTGCAGTTCCGCGTCACCGGCGAACACATCGAAGAAGTCCGTGCATTGGCGCGCAAGGTCGCGGCCAAGGTTCGCGAGAATCCGCACGTGGTCAATGTGCATCTGGATTGGGAGGAACCGAGCAAAGTCGTGTACCTGAATATCGATCAGGATCGTGCCCGGGCGCTGGGTGTAAGCACGGCCAATCTGGCGAAATTCCTGCAGAGTTCGTTGACCGGGTCGAGTGTCAGTCAGTACCGCGAAGACAACGAGTTGATCGAGATTCTGCTGCGCGGCACGGTGCATGAGCGCACTGAACTGTCGTTGTTGCCGAGTCTGGCGGTACCGACCGATAACGGCCGCAGCGTGGCGTTGTCGCAGATTGCCACGCTGGAATACGGCTTTGAAGAAGGGATTATCTGGCATCGCAATCGGCTGCCGAACGTCACCGTACGAGCGGACATCTATGGCAAGGAGCAGCCGGCGACCCTGGTCAAGCAGATCATGCCGACGCTGGACTCGATTCGCGCCGAGTTGCCGGATGGTTATCTGCTGGATGTCGGCGGCACCGTGGAAGATTCCGAGCGCGGGCAGAAGTCGGTGAATGCCGGGGTGCCGATGTTCATCGTCGTGGTGCTGACGTTGCTGATGGTGCAGTTGCGCAGTTTTTCGCGCACGGCGATGGTGTTTTTGACCGCGCCATTGGGCTTGATCGGGGTGACGTTGTTCTTGATGGTGTTCCGCCAGCCGTTCGGGTTTGTGGCGATGTTGGGGACCATTGCGTTGTCGGGGATGATCATGCGCAATTCGGTGATTCTGGTGGATCAGATCGAGCAGGATATCGCTTCCGGCCTTAAGCCCTGGCAGGCGATCATCGAGGCGACGGTGCGGCGGTTCCGGCCGATTGTGTTGACGGCGCTGGCGGCGGTGTTGGCGATGATTCCGTTGTCGCGCAGTGTATTTTTCGGGCCGATGGCGGTAGCGATCATGGGCGGGTTGATTGTCGCTACGGCTCTGACTTTGTTGTTTTTGCCGGCGTTGTATGCGGCTTGGTTCAGGGTTCGGCGCGAGGCTTGA
- a CDS encoding class I SAM-dependent methyltransferase, giving the protein MIEQPAACRIHVEALGATYEAQAAQWAERLGLPLAVADGEFALQVGEQGLQLQQLGPEAPGPVRVDFVEGGAAHRRLYGGGSGQMIAKAVGVAQGVRPRVLDATAGLGKDAFVLASLGCEMSLIERQPLIGALLEDGLARGAEDFEVAPIVARMKLLKGNSIEVMQNWEGEAPQVIYLDPMFPHREKTALVKKEMRLFRPLVGDDPDAPALLEAALALATHRVVVKRPRKAPCIAGPKPSHALDGKSSRYDIYPKKALKP; this is encoded by the coding sequence ATGATTGAGCAACCCGCGGCCTGCCGCATCCATGTCGAAGCCCTCGGCGCGACGTATGAAGCGCAAGCTGCGCAGTGGGCCGAGCGTCTAGGTCTGCCGCTGGCAGTGGCAGACGGCGAGTTTGCCTTGCAGGTCGGCGAGCAGGGTTTGCAGCTGCAACAACTCGGCCCGGAAGCGCCGGGGCCGGTGCGCGTCGACTTCGTTGAAGGTGGCGCGGCACATCGACGTTTATACGGCGGTGGCAGCGGGCAGATGATCGCCAAAGCTGTCGGCGTCGCGCAAGGTGTGCGTCCACGGGTGCTGGATGCGACGGCGGGGCTGGGCAAGGATGCGTTTGTGCTGGCCAGTCTTGGTTGCGAGATGAGCCTGATCGAGCGTCAGCCACTGATCGGCGCGCTGCTGGAGGATGGTCTGGCACGTGGTGCGGAGGATTTCGAGGTGGCGCCGATCGTGGCGCGGATGAAGTTGCTCAAGGGCAACTCCATCGAGGTCATGCAGAACTGGGAAGGCGAGGCACCGCAGGTGATCTATCTCGATCCGATGTTTCCCCATCGTGAGAAGACCGCGCTGGTGAAGAAGGAGATGCGTCTGTTCCGGCCGTTGGTCGGCGATGATCCGGATGCGCCGGCGTTGCTCGAAGCCGCGTTGGCGTTGGCGACGCACCGGGTGGTGGTCAAACGCCCGCGCAAAGCACCGTGCATTGCGGGGCCGAAGCCGAGTCATGCGCTGGATGGCAAATCGAGCCGGTATGACATTTATCCGAAGAAAGCACTCAAGCCTTAA
- a CDS encoding cold-shock protein, which translates to MATRETGNVKWFNDAKGYGFIQREDGVDVFVHYRAIRGEGHRSLTEGQQVEYAVITGEKGLQAEDVVGL; encoded by the coding sequence ATGGCAACCCGTGAAACCGGCAACGTGAAGTGGTTCAACGACGCCAAGGGCTACGGCTTTATCCAGCGCGAAGACGGGGTGGACGTGTTCGTGCACTACCGCGCGATTCGTGGCGAAGGGCATCGGTCGCTGACGGAAGGCCAGCAGGTCGAGTACGCGGTGATTACTGGCGAGAAGGGCTTGCAGGCGGAAGACGTTGTAGGCCTGTGA
- a CDS encoding TetR/AcrR family transcriptional regulator, producing the protein MSNNLSAPNGPGRPKDLAKRQAILDAAKILFLSHGYANTSMDAVASEAGVSKLTVYSHFNDKETLFSAAVVAKCEEQLPPLFFELPEGIAVENVLLNIARGFHHLINSDESVNLHRLIMALGVQDPKLSLIFFEAGPQRMVQGMERLLTQIHDSGVLSIDLPRNAAEHFFCLIKGAGNFRLLYGCGEPLSEEASESHIEEVVGLFMRAYKP; encoded by the coding sequence ATGTCGAACAATCTTTCAGCTCCAAACGGCCCGGGCCGCCCCAAGGACCTGGCCAAGCGCCAGGCGATCCTCGACGCGGCGAAAATTCTGTTTCTGAGTCATGGCTATGCCAACACCAGCATGGACGCGGTCGCCAGCGAGGCCGGCGTGTCGAAGCTAACGGTCTACAGCCATTTCAACGACAAGGAGACGCTGTTCTCCGCCGCCGTAGTGGCCAAATGCGAGGAGCAATTACCGCCATTGTTCTTCGAATTGCCCGAAGGCATTGCCGTGGAAAATGTGTTGCTGAACATTGCCCGAGGCTTTCATCACCTGATCAACAGCGATGAATCGGTGAATCTGCACCGTTTGATCATGGCGCTGGGGGTTCAGGATCCGAAGCTGTCGCTGATCTTCTTCGAGGCGGGACCGCAGCGCATGGTGCAAGGCATGGAGCGGTTGCTGACGCAAATCCATGACAGCGGCGTGCTGAGCATCGATCTGCCGCGCAATGCGGCCGAGCATTTCTTTTGCCTGATCAAAGGCGCGGGGAATTTTCGGTTGCTGTATGGCTGTGGCGAGCCGTTGAGCGAAGAGGCTTCGGAGAGCCATATTGAGGAAGTGGTGGGGTTGTTTATGCGGGCTTACAAACCCTAG
- a CDS encoding efflux RND transporter periplasmic adaptor subunit, with protein MFRHALSFALPASLALLLSACGQEEATQVTVRPAMVVQPEPSAQAMESYPGEVRARYEPDLAFRIGGKVSRRLVDEGQRVKADQPLAELDPQDVRLQLEATRAQVAAAEANLTMVRAERDRYKTLMDRQMVSRSAYDNAENLYRSGEARLKQIKAEFNVSTNQASYAVLRAPQDGVVAKRSVEVGQVVAAGQTVFTLATDGEREVSISLPEQSFGRFKVGQPVTVELWTQQNQRFAGQIRELSPAADPRSRTFAARISFTSGKVPAELGQSARVFVQSADALSLSVPLSALTAENGATYVWVVNGNNTLKKTPVRVGPFGEKTVPVLEGLNASDWVVAAGVHVLLEGQQVRPVDRSNRVVNLADKE; from the coding sequence ATGTTCCGCCATGCGTTGTCCTTTGCGTTGCCAGCGAGTCTGGCGTTGTTATTGTCCGCATGCGGTCAGGAAGAGGCGACGCAAGTCACCGTACGACCGGCCATGGTGGTGCAGCCAGAGCCTTCGGCGCAGGCGATGGAAAGTTATCCGGGCGAGGTGCGTGCCCGTTACGAACCCGATCTGGCGTTCCGTATCGGCGGCAAAGTCAGCCGACGACTGGTCGATGAAGGTCAGCGCGTGAAGGCTGATCAGCCACTCGCCGAACTCGATCCGCAGGACGTGCGTCTGCAACTCGAAGCCACTCGCGCACAAGTGGCCGCCGCCGAAGCGAATCTGACCATGGTGCGCGCCGAGCGTGATCGCTACAAAACCCTGATGGATCGGCAGATGGTCAGCCGCTCGGCGTATGACAACGCCGAAAACCTTTACCGTTCCGGTGAAGCCCGCCTCAAACAAATCAAAGCCGAATTCAACGTATCGACCAATCAGGCCAGTTACGCGGTGCTGCGTGCGCCACAGGATGGCGTGGTGGCCAAGCGTTCGGTGGAGGTCGGCCAGGTGGTCGCCGCCGGGCAAACCGTGTTTACCCTCGCCACCGATGGCGAGCGCGAAGTGTCGATCAGCCTGCCGGAGCAGAGCTTTGGCCGCTTCAAGGTGGGTCAGCCGGTGACCGTCGAATTATGGACGCAACAGAACCAGCGCTTCGCCGGACAGATCCGCGAACTGTCGCCGGCTGCCGATCCACGCTCGCGCACATTCGCCGCACGGATTTCCTTTACCAGCGGCAAAGTCCCGGCGGAACTGGGGCAGAGCGCCCGTGTGTTCGTGCAATCGGCCGATGCGCTGTCGCTGTCCGTGCCGCTCTCGGCGCTGACCGCTGAAAACGGCGCGACCTATGTCTGGGTCGTCAACGGCAATAACACCCTGAAGAAAACCCCGGTGCGCGTCGGCCCGTTCGGCGAGAAAACCGTGCCGGTGCTCGAAGGTCTGAACGCCAGCGACTGGGTAGTCGCCGCCGGCGTGCATGTGCTTTTGGAGGGGCAGCAGGTGCGTCCGGTGGATCGCTCCAACCGTGTGGTCAATCTGGCGGACAAGGAGTAA
- a CDS encoding putative RNA methyltransferase has translation MLACPICSEPLNAVDNGVVCPAGHRFDRARQGYLNLLPVQHKNSRDPGDNQAMVEARRDFLNAGHYAPVAKRLAELAASYAPDRWVDIGCGEGYYTAQIAEALPNADGYALDISREAVKRACKRNPAISWLIASMARVPLASGSCQFLASVFSPLDWAEAKRLLSVGGGLMKVGPTSGHLMELRERLYDEVREYTDDKHLALVPEGMALAHSETLEFKLTLDKPEDRANLLAMTPHGWRASAERRAAVIEQAEPFETTVSMRYDYFVLQ, from the coding sequence ATGCTTGCTTGCCCCATTTGCAGTGAGCCGCTGAACGCGGTGGACAACGGCGTGGTCTGCCCCGCCGGCCACCGCTTCGACCGTGCGCGGCAGGGTTACCTGAACCTGCTGCCGGTGCAGCACAAGAACAGCCGCGACCCGGGCGACAACCAGGCTATGGTCGAAGCGCGTCGTGATTTCCTCAACGCTGGCCATTACGCGCCGGTGGCCAAGCGTCTGGCTGAGCTGGCGGCGAGTTATGCGCCGGATCGCTGGGTCGATATAGGCTGTGGTGAGGGTTATTACACCGCGCAAATCGCCGAGGCCTTGCCGAACGCCGATGGCTACGCGCTGGATATCTCCCGCGAAGCGGTCAAACGCGCCTGCAAGCGTAACCCGGCGATCAGCTGGTTGATCGCCAGCATGGCCCGCGTGCCTTTGGCGTCGGGCAGTTGCCAGTTTCTCGCCAGCGTTTTCAGTCCGCTGGATTGGGCAGAAGCCAAACGTCTGCTCAGTGTCGGCGGTGGTCTGATGAAAGTCGGCCCGACCAGCGGCCACCTGATGGAACTGCGCGAACGCCTGTACGACGAAGTGCGCGAGTACACCGACGACAAGCACCTGGCTCTGGTGCCAGAAGGCATGGCGCTGGCACACAGTGAAACCCTGGAATTCAAACTGACGCTGGACAAGCCCGAGGATCGCGCCAACCTGTTGGCGATGACTCCCCACGGCTGGCGCGCCAGTGCCGAGCGTCGCGCGGCAGTCATCGAACAGGCCGAGCCGTTCGAGACCACCGTGTCGATGCGCTACGATTATTTCGTTCTTCAATAA
- a CDS encoding YbaY family lipoprotein yields MKKLTLLAAATLLSACQSTTPAGKVGLDGEVFYLQRIALPPSATLSVSLQDISLADAPAVVLDEQKGPVQGQVPLPFHLSYDPAQVKPGHRYSVSARIEVNGELMFITTENHAVQLDGNDPQPLKIRVDAIR; encoded by the coding sequence ATGAAAAAACTCACCCTTCTCGCCGCTGCCACTTTGTTGAGCGCCTGCCAATCGACCACACCGGCCGGCAAGGTCGGCCTCGATGGCGAAGTGTTCTACCTGCAGCGCATCGCTCTGCCACCGAGCGCGACCCTCAGCGTGAGCCTGCAAGACATTTCTCTGGCCGATGCGCCCGCCGTCGTACTCGACGAGCAGAAAGGCCCGGTCCAAGGTCAGGTACCACTGCCTTTTCACTTGAGCTACGATCCGGCGCAAGTCAAACCCGGTCACCGTTATTCGGTCAGCGCACGCATTGAAGTGAATGGTGAGCTGATGTTCATCACCACCGAAAACCACGCCGTGCAACTCGACGGCAACGACCCGCAGCCGCTGAAAATCCGCGTCGACGCCATTCGTTAA
- a CDS encoding DUF4197 domain-containing protein has product MLRPTLRFAGLCAGLMICANAMALSLSDLSQKDATGGLKDALTQGAQIAVKQLGTPGGFSNNPDVKIELPGKLGKAASKMKAFGMGAQVEELETAMNKAAESAVTQAQPILVDAVKKMSVEDAKGILSGGKDSATQYLDKSSREQIRAKFLPIVKQSTDKVGVAQKYNSFAGQAAAFGVVDAKSANVENYVTEQALNGLFEMIGKQEETIRQNPAAAATSLAKKVFGTL; this is encoded by the coding sequence ATGCTCCGCCCTACCCTTCGCTTCGCCGGCCTGTGCGCGGGCCTGATGATCTGCGCCAACGCCATGGCCCTGTCGCTCAGCGACCTGTCGCAAAAAGACGCTACCGGCGGCCTCAAGGACGCCCTGACCCAAGGTGCGCAAATTGCCGTCAAACAACTGGGCACCCCGGGTGGCTTCAGCAACAACCCCGATGTGAAGATCGAGCTGCCGGGCAAACTCGGCAAAGCTGCCAGCAAGATGAAAGCGTTTGGCATGGGGGCTCAGGTCGAAGAACTTGAAACTGCGATGAACAAAGCGGCGGAAAGCGCCGTGACTCAGGCCCAGCCCATCCTCGTCGATGCCGTGAAGAAAATGAGCGTGGAAGACGCCAAGGGCATCCTCAGCGGCGGCAAGGACTCGGCCACCCAATACCTCGACAAATCCAGCCGCGAACAGATCCGCGCCAAGTTCTTGCCGATCGTCAAACAGTCCACCGACAAGGTTGGCGTGGCGCAGAAGTACAACTCGTTCGCCGGCCAGGCTGCGGCCTTCGGTGTTGTCGATGCGAAAAGCGCGAATGTCGAAAACTACGTGACCGAGCAGGCGCTGAATGGCTTGTTTGAAATGATCGGCAAACAGGAAGAAACCATCCGTCAAAACCCTGCCGCTGCAGCGACCAGTCTGGCGAAGAAAGTCTTCGGCACGTTGTAA
- the plsB gene encoding glycerol-3-phosphate 1-O-acyltransferase PlsB: MTRSPFRRLVFGTLRRLLYLWVRSETINQSSFTLNLDRSRPVFYVLQNPSLTDLAVLDTECTKAGLPRPVLPVSVGSLIEPAAFFYLTPDPDWLGRQDKRGAPPTLTRLVSALTQNAAEDAQIIPVSVFWGQSPDSENSPWKLLFADSWAVTGRLRRLLSIIVLGRKTRVQFSAPIHLRELIEHNKGHERTVRMAQRILRVHFRNLKAAVIGPDISHRRNLVKGLLNQPLVKQAILDEAERENISPEKAKAQALRYGNEIASDYTYTAIRFLEVVLSWFWNKIYDGIKVNHIEGVQKVAQGHEVIYVPCHRSHIDYLLLSYLLFRNGLTPPHIAAGINLNMPVIGSLLRRGGAFFMRRTFKGNPLYTSVFNEYLHTLFTKGFPVEYFVEGGRSRTGRMLQPKTGMLAITLRSFLRSSRMPIVFVPVYIGYERVLEGRTYLGELRGASKKKESIFDIFKVIGALKQRFGQVAVNFGEPIKLAEFLDAEQPDWRQQELGPQYKPAWLNETTNRLGEKVAQHLNEAAAINPVNLVALALLSTTRLALDDRAMARVLDLYLALLRKVPYSPHTTLPEGDGRALIEHVKDMDLLAEQNDALGKILYLDEQNAVLMTYYRNNVLHIFALPALLASFFQSASRMSREQILRYTRALYPYLQSELFIRWSLEELDGVVDQWLEAFVEQGLLRFEKDVYLRPAPSSRHFVLLTLLSKSIAQTLQRFYMTVSLLLNSGQNSISAEELEDLCTVMAQRLSILHGLNAPEFFDKSLFRHFIQTLLDLDVLRRDEAGKLSYHELLGELAEGAAKRVLPADIRLSIRQVALHRSEDAAETAVIAEG; this comes from the coding sequence ATGACCCGTTCCCCGTTCCGCCGTCTTGTGTTTGGCACCTTGCGCCGACTGTTGTATCTCTGGGTTCGCTCGGAGACGATCAACCAGTCGTCGTTCACCCTCAACCTCGACCGCAGTCGTCCGGTGTTCTACGTCCTGCAAAACCCTTCGCTGACCGATCTGGCCGTGCTCGACACCGAGTGCACCAAGGCCGGCCTGCCGCGTCCGGTGCTGCCGGTGTCGGTCGGTTCGCTGATCGAACCGGCGGCGTTTTTCTATCTGACGCCGGATCCGGACTGGCTCGGTCGCCAGGACAAACGCGGTGCACCGCCGACCCTGACCCGATTGGTCAGCGCCCTCACCCAGAACGCTGCCGAAGACGCGCAGATCATTCCGGTCAGCGTGTTCTGGGGCCAATCGCCGGACAGCGAAAACAGTCCGTGGAAACTCTTGTTCGCCGACAGCTGGGCCGTCACCGGGCGCCTGCGCCGGCTGCTGAGCATCATCGTCCTCGGGCGTAAAACCCGCGTGCAGTTTTCCGCGCCGATCCACCTGCGCGAGCTGATCGAACACAACAAGGGCCACGAACGCACCGTGCGCATGGCCCAGCGGATCCTGCGCGTACACTTCCGCAATCTCAAAGCAGCGGTGATCGGCCCGGACATTTCCCACCGCCGCAATCTGGTCAAAGGCCTGCTCAACCAGCCGCTGGTCAAGCAAGCGATCCTCGACGAAGCCGAGCGCGAAAACATCTCGCCGGAGAAAGCCAAGGCCCAGGCCCTGCGCTACGGCAACGAAATTGCCTCGGACTACACCTACACCGCGATCCGCTTCCTCGAAGTGGTGCTGAGCTGGTTCTGGAACAAGATCTACGACGGCATCAAGGTCAATCACATCGAAGGCGTGCAGAAGGTCGCCCAGGGTCACGAAGTGATCTACGTGCCGTGCCACCGCAGCCACATCGATTACCTGCTGCTCTCGTATTTGCTGTTCCGCAACGGCCTGACCCCGCCGCACATCGCCGCCGGAATCAACCTCAACATGCCGGTGATCGGCAGCCTGCTGCGTCGCGGCGGCGCGTTCTTCATGCGCCGCACATTCAAGGGCAACCCGCTGTACACCTCGGTGTTCAACGAGTATCTGCACACCCTGTTCACCAAAGGCTTCCCGGTCGAGTACTTCGTCGAGGGCGGTCGCTCGCGCACCGGGCGCATGCTGCAACCGAAAACCGGCATGCTCGCGATTACCTTGCGCAGTTTCCTGCGTTCGTCGCGGATGCCGATCGTGTTTGTGCCGGTGTACATCGGTTACGAGCGCGTGCTGGAAGGTCGTACCTACCTCGGCGAACTGCGTGGCGCGAGCAAGAAGAAAGAGTCGATCTTCGACATCTTCAAAGTCATCGGCGCACTCAAGCAACGCTTTGGTCAGGTCGCGGTGAACTTCGGCGAGCCGATCAAACTGGCGGAATTCCTCGACGCCGAGCAACCGGACTGGCGCCAGCAGGAACTCGGCCCACAATACAAACCGGCGTGGCTCAACGAAACCACCAACCGCCTCGGCGAGAAAGTCGCGCAGCATTTGAACGAAGCAGCGGCGATCAACCCGGTCAACCTTGTAGCGCTGGCGCTGCTGTCGACCACGCGCCTGGCGCTGGACGATCGCGCTATGGCCCGCGTGCTGGATTTGTATCTGGCGTTGCTGCGCAAGGTTCCGTATTCGCCGCACACCACGCTGCCGGAAGGCGATGGTCGTGCGTTGATCGAACATGTGAAGGACATGGACCTGCTCGCCGAGCAGAACGATGCGCTGGGCAAGATTCTTTATCTGGATGAGCAGAACGCCGTCCTGATGACTTACTACCGCAACAACGTTTTGCACATTTTCGCCCTGCCGGCGCTGCTGGCGAGTTTCTTCCAGAGCGCTTCGCGCATGAGCCGCGAACAGATCCTGCGCTACACCCGTGCGCTGTATCCGTACCTGCAATCGGAGCTGTTCATTCGCTGGTCTCTGGAAGAACTGGATGGCGTGGTCGATCAGTGGCTGGAAGCGTTTGTCGAGCAAGGCTTGCTGCGTTTCGAGAAGGATGTCTACCTGCGCCCAGCACCGAGCTCGCGACATTTTGTCTTGCTGACGCTGCTGTCGAAGAGCATCGCGCAGACCTTGCAGCGCTTCTACATGACCGTGTCCTTGCTGCTCAACAGCGGCCAGAACAGCATCAGCGCCGAAGAGCTTGAAGACCTCTGCACCGTGATGGCCCAGCGCCTGTCGATCCTCCATGGCCTCAACGCCCCGGAGTTTTTCGACAAGAGCCTGTTCCGTCACTTTATCCAGACCCTGCTCGACCTCGACGTGCTGCGTCGCGACGAGGCCGGCAAACTGAGTTATCACGAGCTGCTCGGCGAACTGGCGGAAGGTGCGGCGAAGCGCGTATTGCCAGCGGACATTCGATTGTCGATCCGCCAAGTGGCATTGCATCGCAGTGAAGATGCGGCTGAAACGGCGGTCATTGCCGAAGGCTGA